One part of the Patescibacteria group bacterium genome encodes these proteins:
- a CDS encoding response regulator: MATNQKPTVVLIEDDPLIAEMYTAKFTKEGFDLHHAADGQAGLDLLKTVTPQVVLLDIIMPKLDGFQVLQALRKEPKYATLPIIMLTNLGQEEDVQKGRQYGATDYFIKTNFTPAAIVDKVRAVLATQ; this comes from the coding sequence ATGGCTACGAACCAAAAACCCACCGTTGTGCTCATTGAAGATGACCCGCTGATTGCAGAAATGTACACGGCGAAATTCACCAAGGAAGGTTTTGACCTGCACCACGCCGCCGATGGTCAGGCTGGTCTGGATCTCCTCAAGACCGTCACCCCGCAGGTTGTTCTGCTGGATATCATCATGCCCAAGCTTGACGGTTTTCAAGTGCTGCAGGCACTGCGCAAGGAACCAAAGTACGCTACTCTGCCCATCATCATGCTCACCAACCTGGGCCAGGAAGAAGATGTGCAGAAAGGCCGCCAGTACGGAGCAACCGACTATTTCATTAAAACGAATTTCACCCCGGCCGCCATTGTGGACAAAGTGCGCGCCGTTCTCGCTACGCAATAA
- a CDS encoding nucleoside-diphosphate kinase produces the protein MTKAVHPKEERTLVLVKPDGVKRGLTGEIIRRFEQRNLKVIGLKMIWATKDEMHKHYPNDDAWLTRVGEKTAKTYEKYGYDLQGELGTTDLLAIGKMVRGWLLDFMTSGPVVKMVVQGVHAVDMVRKICGVTMPYMADMGTIRGDYSVDSAAAANKEKRSVHNLVHASETPEEAANELGNWFTPEEIHGYKRMEEDMQF, from the coding sequence ATGACGAAAGCAGTACACCCCAAAGAAGAGCGAACGCTGGTGCTGGTGAAACCCGACGGTGTGAAGCGTGGGTTGACTGGGGAGATTATCCGTCGGTTTGAGCAGCGCAATTTGAAAGTGATTGGTTTAAAAATGATTTGGGCAACCAAGGATGAAATGCACAAGCACTACCCAAATGACGATGCATGGTTAACCCGCGTGGGGGAGAAGACCGCCAAAACCTACGAGAAGTACGGCTACGACCTTCAGGGTGAGCTTGGAACAACGGATCTCCTGGCGATTGGCAAAATGGTGCGCGGGTGGTTGCTGGACTTCATGACCAGTGGACCCGTGGTGAAGATGGTGGTTCAGGGTGTGCACGCCGTGGACATGGTCCGAAAGATTTGCGGGGTGACCATGCCCTACATGGCAGACATGGGCACCATTCGTGGCGACTACTCGGTTGACTCTGCTGCCGCTGCGAACAAGGAGAAGCGCTCGGTGCACAATCTGGTCCACGCTTCAGAAACCCCAGAAGAGGCAGCAAATGAACTGGGAAACTGGTTCACCCCAGAAGAGATCCACGGCTACAAGCGGATGGAAGAGGACATGCAGTTCTAG
- the gatA gene encoding Asp-tRNA(Asn)/Glu-tRNA(Gln) amidotransferase subunit GatA, with the protein MDPRRLTIPELHAAYTAGDLSVEAVTGAYLDAIDRHGATVGAYLEVFGSQAIQQAEALDARLRDGEKPSGLFGVPTAVKDNLCLTGTRTTAGSKMLERYIAPYTATSVQRVMDAGAVVLGKTNLDEFAMGSSTENSAYQKTTNPWDAARVPGGSSGGSAAAVAASQALVALGSDTGGSIRQPASFCGTVGLKPTYGRVSRHGLIALSSSLDQVGPFARTVADAFSLYTALVGVDPFDATTVQAPAFDTSVLSKGLRGLTIGVLDTDIAGMDEEVVARITEATDCMQKAGATIKKISLPLSRASLAVYYLIVSSEVSSNLGRYDGVRYGGTGQARTGNYWQTSMVERSQGFGDEAQRRILLGTYTLSAGYADRYYKRALELQRGIAAEFVQAFKDVDVLFGPTSPSVAFRLGEKFDDPLTMYLSDIFTVPANIANVPALSQPIGFAKKMPVGGQFIGPSFREDLVFQAAAALERELTYANLAAPLA; encoded by the coding sequence ATGGATCCTCGTCGCCTTACCATCCCTGAGCTCCACGCTGCCTACACCGCAGGTGATTTGAGCGTGGAAGCCGTCACCGGCGCGTACTTGGATGCCATTGACCGGCACGGTGCAACCGTCGGAGCGTATTTGGAAGTGTTTGGGAGCCAGGCGATTCAGCAGGCAGAGGCTTTGGATGCGCGCCTTCGTGACGGCGAAAAACCCAGCGGCCTCTTTGGTGTCCCCACGGCTGTCAAAGATAACCTTTGCCTTACCGGGACGCGCACCACAGCGGGTTCAAAAATGTTGGAACGGTACATTGCACCGTATACGGCAACCAGCGTGCAGCGGGTTATGGATGCGGGCGCGGTGGTGCTGGGGAAAACCAACTTGGATGAGTTTGCCATGGGTTCGTCAACGGAAAATTCTGCTTACCAGAAAACCACAAACCCCTGGGATGCTGCGCGCGTGCCCGGCGGTTCCTCTGGTGGTTCAGCCGCAGCAGTAGCCGCCAGCCAAGCGCTGGTTGCCTTGGGGTCAGATACCGGTGGTTCCATCCGGCAACCCGCCAGTTTCTGCGGGACAGTTGGTTTGAAGCCAACCTACGGCCGCGTGTCACGGCACGGACTCATTGCTCTGTCTTCATCATTGGATCAGGTTGGGCCATTTGCCAGAACCGTTGCTGATGCGTTTTCACTGTACACCGCACTGGTAGGGGTTGACCCGTTCGACGCAACCACGGTGCAGGCGCCTGCGTTTGATACTTCAGTGCTGAGCAAAGGTTTGCGCGGCCTCACCATTGGCGTTTTGGATACGGACATTGCCGGCATGGACGAAGAAGTTGTGGCCCGCATTACCGAAGCAACTGATTGTATGCAGAAAGCCGGCGCAACCATCAAGAAGATCTCACTTCCCCTCTCCCGGGCGAGTTTGGCCGTGTACTACCTCATTGTGTCCAGCGAAGTCTCTTCCAACCTTGGGCGGTACGATGGGGTTCGGTACGGCGGCACCGGGCAGGCGCGCACGGGCAACTACTGGCAGACCAGTATGGTTGAGCGCTCCCAAGGGTTTGGTGATGAAGCGCAACGGCGTATTCTCTTGGGTACCTACACCCTGTCCGCTGGCTATGCTGACCGGTACTACAAGCGTGCGCTGGAGTTGCAGCGGGGAATTGCTGCGGAGTTCGTGCAAGCGTTCAAAGATGTGGATGTGCTCTTTGGTCCCACGTCCCCGTCGGTCGCGTTCCGGCTGGGGGAGAAGTTTGATGACCCGCTCACTATGTACCTGTCAGACATTTTCACCGTGCCGGCCAACATAGCGAATGTGCCTGCGCTCTCACAACCCATTGGGTTTGCCAAAAAAATGCCTGTGGGTGGGCAGTTCATTGGCCCCAGCTTCCGGGAAGACCTGGTATTTCAGGCGGCTGCCGCTTTAGAACGGGAATTAACCTATGCAAATCTCGCCGCCCCGCTTGCGTGA